A window from Variovorax sp. PBL-E5 encodes these proteins:
- a CDS encoding NAD(P)/FAD-dependent oxidoreductase: MTTTSGRPRVVIVGCGFGGLEAARKLQGAAVDITIVDKTNHHLFQPLLYQVATAGLAAPSIAAPVRLLFRRQPNVTTLLGEVTRIDPLAHEVHLADGTRLGWDHLIVAAGATHSYFGNDGWARLAPGLKTLADAFEIRRRVLMSFEAAEIETDPARQRALLTFAVIGAGPTGVEMAGTLAEIARHTLKGEFRRIDPGSAEVLLIEGGPRVLQAMPPSLSQRAMEQLQRLGVQVRLNAKVTDIDATGLQVESPFSDGGAGKGSHRIDCHCVIWAAGVAASPLGRLLGEATGAEVDRAGRVKVLPDLSLPGHPDISVVGDLAAAFSHRRGKEPTPVPGVSPGAKQMGRAAAANILRRLAGKATEPFRYRDYGNLATIGRNSAVVDLGTPLGPLRFSGRIAWLFWLFAHAYFLIGFRNRIVVLMDWASAYWSFQRYARVVADVRAKAGPEA, from the coding sequence ATGACCACCACCTCCGGCCGCCCCCGCGTCGTCATCGTCGGCTGCGGCTTCGGCGGGCTGGAAGCGGCGCGCAAGCTGCAGGGCGCGGCCGTCGACATCACCATCGTCGACAAGACCAACCACCACCTGTTCCAGCCCCTGCTCTACCAGGTGGCGACCGCCGGCCTGGCCGCGCCGTCGATCGCCGCGCCGGTGCGCCTGCTGTTCCGCCGCCAGCCCAACGTCACCACGCTGCTCGGCGAGGTGACGCGCATCGATCCGCTCGCGCACGAGGTGCATCTGGCCGACGGCACGCGGCTGGGCTGGGACCACCTGATCGTGGCCGCGGGCGCCACACACAGTTACTTCGGCAACGATGGCTGGGCCCGCCTGGCACCGGGGCTCAAGACGCTGGCCGACGCCTTCGAGATCCGCCGCCGCGTGCTGATGAGCTTCGAGGCGGCCGAGATCGAGACCGACCCGGCGCGCCAGCGCGCGCTGCTGACCTTCGCCGTGATCGGCGCCGGCCCCACCGGCGTCGAGATGGCCGGCACCTTGGCCGAGATCGCGCGCCACACACTGAAGGGCGAATTCCGCCGCATCGATCCGGGCAGCGCCGAAGTGCTGTTGATCGAAGGCGGTCCGCGCGTGCTGCAGGCCATGCCGCCATCGTTGAGCCAGCGCGCGATGGAACAGCTGCAGCGTCTCGGCGTGCAGGTGCGCCTCAATGCGAAGGTGACGGACATCGATGCCACGGGCCTGCAGGTCGAATCGCCCTTCAGCGATGGCGGCGCCGGCAAGGGCAGCCACCGGATCGATTGCCACTGCGTGATCTGGGCGGCCGGCGTCGCCGCCTCGCCGCTCGGCCGCCTGCTGGGCGAGGCGACGGGCGCCGAGGTCGACCGGGCCGGGCGCGTCAAGGTGCTGCCCGATCTGAGCCTGCCCGGCCATCCCGACATCAGCGTGGTCGGCGATCTGGCGGCGGCATTCAGCCACCGCCGCGGCAAGGAACCGACGCCCGTGCCGGGCGTGTCGCCCGGCGCCAAGCAGATGGGCCGTGCCGCGGCGGCCAACATCCTGCGCCGGCTTGCGGGAAAGGCGACCGAGCCTTTTCGCTACCGCGACTACGGCAATCTCGCGACCATCGGCCGCAACTCGGCCGTGGTGGACCTCGGCACGCCGCTCGGGCCGCTGCGTTTTTCAGGACGGATCGCGTGGTTGTTCTGGCTGTTCGCGCACGCCTATTTCCTGATCGGATTCCGCAATCGCATCGTCGTGCTGATGGACTGGGCCAGCGCCTACTGGAGCTTTCAGCGCTACGCGCGGGTCGTGGCGGACGTGCGTGCGAAGGCGGGTCCCGAGGCATAG
- a CDS encoding nuclear transport factor 2 family protein, with protein sequence MTTMEIARKLVELCRQGKNAEARDTLFSPDVVSVEAGAPPGQQREAKGIAAVKAKGDWWFANHEVHSASVTGPWPHDDRFVVGFQFDVTNKPSGQRMKMDEVALYTVSNGKIVREEFFYDMGM encoded by the coding sequence ATGACAACGATGGAGATTGCACGGAAACTGGTCGAGTTGTGCAGGCAGGGAAAGAACGCCGAAGCGCGCGACACGCTGTTCTCGCCCGACGTGGTCAGCGTCGAGGCCGGCGCCCCGCCGGGGCAGCAACGCGAGGCAAAGGGCATCGCGGCCGTGAAGGCCAAGGGCGACTGGTGGTTTGCCAATCACGAGGTGCATTCCGCCTCTGTCACGGGACCATGGCCGCACGACGACCGCTTCGTGGTCGGCTTCCAGTTCGATGTCACGAACAAGCCGTCGGGGCAGCGGATGAAGATGGACGAGGTCGCGCTCTATACGGTCAGCAACGGAAAGATCGTGCGCGAGGAATTCTTCTACGACATGGGGATGTAG
- a CDS encoding long-chain fatty acid--CoA ligase, producing MDRPHYKFWPQRLPRSITVPATSLWHNLATAAARYPDKAALVFFGREISYREFAAQAERLAGTLHALGVKRGDRVLLDMQNCPQLVIAHFAILRANAVVVPVNPMNRAEELKHYITDPDAKVAITTGDLAPELARASNALAPKDRLAHLIVTQFTDAFNPEVTGDEAPAPAWRDWLLTRHPLPALDGGEAMAWTDALDAGHAPPEHVVGADDMALLPYTSGTTGLPKGCVHNHSSLMHNACAGQLWGLGSSEAVVLAVVPMFHITGVVSMMHTAILVAGTLIIMPRWDREVAGRLISRRKVTSWTNIPTMVIDLMGSPNFASFDLSSLSYIGGGGAAMPQAVAQRLLEQYGLKYQEGYGLTETAAPSHSNPFEHPKQQCLGIPYMSTDARVVDPETLAEMPIGESGEIIIHGPEVFQGYWKRPDATAAAFIEFEGKRFFRSGDMGRMDEDGYFFMTDRLKRMINASGFKVWPAEVELLMFRHPAIQEACVISMKDAYRGESVKAVVVLRATHKDTTAQEIIDWCRENMAVYKIPRVVQFVDALPKSGSGKVMWRLLQEAENAAG from the coding sequence ATGGACCGCCCGCATTACAAGTTCTGGCCCCAGCGCCTTCCGCGCTCGATCACCGTGCCCGCGACCTCGCTGTGGCACAACCTGGCCACTGCGGCCGCGCGCTATCCGGACAAGGCGGCGCTGGTCTTCTTCGGCCGCGAGATCAGCTACCGCGAGTTCGCAGCGCAGGCCGAGCGCCTGGCCGGCACGCTGCATGCGCTCGGCGTGAAGCGCGGCGACCGCGTGCTGCTCGACATGCAGAACTGCCCGCAGCTGGTGATCGCGCATTTCGCGATCCTGCGCGCCAATGCGGTGGTGGTGCCGGTCAATCCGATGAACCGGGCCGAAGAGCTCAAGCATTACATCACCGACCCGGACGCGAAGGTGGCCATCACCACCGGCGACCTCGCGCCGGAGCTGGCCCGGGCCAGCAACGCGCTGGCGCCGAAGGATCGGCTCGCGCACCTGATCGTGACGCAGTTCACCGACGCCTTCAATCCCGAAGTCACCGGTGACGAGGCGCCTGCGCCAGCCTGGCGCGACTGGTTGCTGACGCGCCATCCGCTGCCCGCGCTGGACGGCGGCGAGGCGATGGCATGGACCGACGCGCTCGATGCCGGGCATGCGCCGCCCGAGCATGTCGTCGGCGCCGACGACATGGCGCTCCTGCCCTACACCAGCGGCACCACCGGCCTGCCCAAGGGATGCGTCCACAACCATTCGAGCCTGATGCACAACGCCTGCGCCGGCCAGCTCTGGGGCCTGGGTTCGTCCGAAGCGGTGGTGCTGGCCGTGGTGCCGATGTTCCACATCACGGGCGTGGTGAGCATGATGCACACCGCGATCCTGGTCGCCGGCACGCTGATCATCATGCCGCGCTGGGACCGCGAGGTGGCGGGGCGCCTGATCTCGCGCCGCAAGGTCACGAGCTGGACCAACATCCCGACCATGGTCATCGACCTCATGGGCAGCCCCAACTTCGCCAGCTTCGACCTGAGCAGCCTGAGCTACATCGGCGGCGGCGGCGCCGCGATGCCGCAGGCCGTGGCGCAGCGCCTGCTGGAGCAGTACGGCCTGAAGTACCAGGAGGGCTACGGCCTCACCGAGACCGCGGCGCCCTCGCATTCCAATCCGTTCGAGCATCCCAAGCAGCAATGCCTGGGCATTCCCTACATGAGCACCGATGCGCGCGTGGTCGACCCCGAGACGCTCGCCGAGATGCCGATCGGCGAATCGGGCGAGATCATCATCCACGGGCCCGAGGTGTTCCAGGGTTACTGGAAGCGGCCCGATGCGACGGCCGCAGCTTTCATCGAGTTCGAGGGCAAGCGCTTCTTCCGATCCGGCGACATGGGCCGCATGGACGAGGACGGTTACTTCTTCATGACCGATCGCCTCAAACGCATGATCAACGCGAGCGGCTTCAAGGTCTGGCCGGCCGAGGTCGAACTGCTGATGTTCCGCCATCCGGCCATCCAGGAAGCCTGCGTGATCTCGATGAAGGACGCGTACCGCGGCGAATCGGTCAAGGCCGTGGTGGTGCTGCGCGCGACGCACAAGGACACCACCGCGCAAGAGATCATCGACTGGTGCCGCGAGAACATGGCGGTCTACAAGATCCCGCGTGTGGTGCAGTTCGTCGATGCGCTGCCAAAGAGCGGCAGCGGCAAGGTGATGTGGCGCTTGTTGCAGGAGGCGGAGAACGCGGCCGGCTGA
- a CDS encoding OsmC family protein — protein sequence MAADKHASVHWEGAGKTGKGRISTETGALKDAPYGFASRFEDDQRGTNPEEILGAAHAGCLTMAFAFALEGAGLTATSIDTKAAVRLAKDGAGFKIDRIQLELEAAVPGLDEAKFQQLAAGAKAGCPLSKALASVPEITLKATLKS from the coding sequence ATGGCAGCAGACAAGCACGCAAGCGTTCACTGGGAAGGCGCCGGCAAGACCGGCAAGGGCCGCATCAGCACCGAGACCGGCGCATTGAAAGACGCGCCCTATGGCTTCGCCAGCCGTTTCGAGGACGACCAGCGCGGCACCAACCCCGAGGAAATCCTCGGCGCGGCCCATGCCGGATGCCTGACCATGGCCTTTGCCTTCGCGCTCGAAGGCGCCGGGCTCACGGCGACGTCGATCGACACCAAGGCCGCGGTGCGCCTGGCCAAGGACGGCGCGGGCTTCAAGATCGATCGCATCCAGCTCGAACTCGAGGCCGCGGTGCCGGGGCTCGACGAGGCGAAATTCCAGCAGCTCGCGGCCGGCGCCAAGGCCGGATGTCCGCTGTCGAAGGCGCTCGCGAGCGTGCCGGAGATCACCCTGAAGGCCACGCTGAAAAGCTGA